The Telopea speciosissima isolate NSW1024214 ecotype Mountain lineage chromosome 11, Tspe_v1, whole genome shotgun sequence genome includes the window attttgaaaattgaagATTGAGTAGTCTATTGACCTTCACACTGAATTTGGATTGACAAAATAGTGAGGAAAGAGGAGACAATCTTATTGTTGCGATCGTGTAATTCTTTATCTGTTTGTAAGTTTAATCAAAAGCACTGTTGTTTAATTATTTGGTCACTCATGAATGGAGATACATATGGTAGAGTATTTCGGATACAAGATCTATGGGTTTGGGGTATCACTTTGCCAATGGCTGCTGTTATCAGGATTCATGGTATGAAGGTTTGAACCAAGGGTTCATGAAGAAACACATTATGCTCTCtagttgctgtatttttttttttttaagttaaactcaTGAGATGTTAAACTTTATTATTGGCAATTGGAATTGctgcattatttttttttttttgtaattgaaatggtaattttttttttttgagtaaattactcccccctcccctcgattatgccctAATGACATTATGCTCTCTGGTTGCTGTATTTTTCCTGTTATTAGGTGGGTTTTGTCCtgcatttgggttattttattatattttttgtgGTTTGTCATTGATTGATTACAGTTTAGAAAATTGAAGATTGAGTAGACTATTGATCTTCACACTGAATTTAGATGGATTTGAGTATGTGGGTTTCGTAGAAACTGATAATTCAAAAAacacaataaataaaaagaagaaataatcaCACAATGTAAGGATTTACGTGATTCGATAAGATGCCAATATCCACATAGATGAGGGAAGTTTTCATTAAGAATAGAAAAACGGTTACACACTCTTTTCCTCACGCATCTTTGGACATCCAATAGGGGGTCAGAGGGGTCATTTTGCCCTCCCTATGTTTGGGCACAGTGAACAGAGTCtagcagcattctttttcccttttttatacaTATGAAAAACTAAGATCGAACCATTAATAAAACCAATAAAGGCAAGACAAGAGACCATCAAAAGAAATCAATAATTgatgggcagcaaggggggggggtgtgctcagttgtagggcagcaagggggggtgTATGCTCAGGTATAGGGCAGTAGGGGGTATTTATTTAAGAATCTTTTGGGGGTTTATTTTGGACcattgggcagcaagggggggtgtgcatgctcaggtattgggcacCAAGGGGTTTTAGGGGTTTATTTTGGACCATTGGATCTAGGCACCATAAATTTCTTGTGTTGATTTGGAATAAATGGTATAAAGCAATATATATGCTTAGGCATACATAATTTTCACGTGTTGATTTGGATTGCTTTCTTCCATCGCTCTGTCACATTGCGTCGCCAAATTACAAGGAAATGGGAGTGACTATTCTTGCACATTTTGACTACTATATCAATTATCCTAAAAAATTATGTTATGCTTATATACTTGCAGAGTTTTAGagggaacaaaaaaatggaacATGACGATGGATTATCGTATACAATTGTCGATGGATCTATGGCAGAGGTTATTATACCATATGGGGACTTAGGTAAGTTTTACCTTGAAATGCTATTTATATGACAACGAATAGAAATTAATATTGCATTTAGCTGTGTGTTTCGTTTTGTAGATGATGCGTATGTTAAGGAAGGTCCCACTAATATGGAGGTAGCTCTTTGATTAGATGTGGAAGATATTGAAAAGGAATTAAATAGTAGGGACATGATACTTGATGATGGAAGTGATATAACGAATGGAGATATAGTACATCATGTATTTGTGGATGAACCAAGTGAGAATGGTGATGGGGGTGAAAATTTGTTTGTTGATGATCCAACGGAACACATTGACAATCCTGTTGAGCATAATGAGGAACTCTGTATTGGAAAGTATTTTGCCTATGCAAACGATGCATATGAATTTTATAACAATTATGCTCGGAAGATGGGATTTAGTGTTCGGAAATCTAAAGTGGATAGgtcaaggaaaaggaaagaaggaatgGACGAGGAGGGGGATGTCTTGTCTCGCATGTATGTTTGTAGTAGGGAAGGTTTTAAGGATTACAAAGATAGAAGACAAGGAAAAGATGTTACTCGTCGAGCTGATAGTAGAGTTGGTTGTCCTGCTCGTATGCGGGTAAATCAGTTGGGGCTTGGTTGTTGACCAATTTATTTCAGGCCACAACCATACCCTCGTGGCACCGCTGAAATTTATCGGCTTCGATCACATCAATGGCACTCAGACTTGGTTGTACAATTTGCAACCACTCTAGATGATTGTGGTATTGGACCGGCAACTATTTATGAGGTTGTGAAATCTATGTCTAGTGGGGCCTCCAAGGAGGGTTTGCCAGAGTTGGCATTTATGAATTTTAGGAAGAGGCAAAATCAGAAGTTTCTTAGGATGGACTTAAAAAACTTAATGGAATATTTGCACCATTCCAAACTATGTGATCCTCAATTCTTTTGCAAAATGACCACAACAGATGATGGTAATGTACGGGGTATCTTTTGGGTTGATGGGCTGGCGAGAGCTGCATATCATGTTTTTGGGGTTGTAGTGGTATTTGATACAACATAAAAGAAGAATCGATACCACTTCCGGTTTGGTCCCTTTACCGGAGTAAATCATCATGGTCAAAGTATTTTGTTTGGATGTGGGTTGATAGCTGATGAGACAATTGAGTTGTTTATTTGGTTATTCTCTACGTGGTTGAAAGCAATGGGGGATCGACCACCAGTTGCAATTATTACAGACCAATAACCATCATTGTTCAGGGCCATCCCACATGTGTTTCCTAGCGCAAACCATAGGTATTGCTCTTAGCATGTGCAAAAACATTGCATGGAACACTTGAGCCATTTGTATGGGACGAGTCAGTCATTCAAACAGGATTTTGGGAGGTGTATATACGTTAGTAAGACGGAGATTGAATTTGAGACATGTTGGCAAGAGTTACTAGTAAATTATAATCTCGTTGAACATGCGTGGCTGAAGAAAATGTACGAGCAACGGGTGCATTGGGTACCACTATATCTAAGAGGTACTTTCTTTCCCGGCATGTCATCTACACAAAGAAGCGAGGGGATGAACTATTACTGTCGCGGTTACTTTAAGCAATCAGTCCTATTGTACAAGTTTGCACGACAATATGAAAGGGCTGTAGAGAGACGTCGGGAGAGGGAAGCTAGTAGTAATTTTGCTTGTATAAACACAAACCCTCCATTGTTAGTTGGAAATCCTTTGGAGGTGCATGCATCTAAAGTGTATACAAGGAAGATTTTTGAAATCTTTAAGAAACAATAGGCTGCAGCACTAGTATTGACAGCCACGTTAGTGGAAGTACACGGTCAAAAGCAAAAATATTTGGTGGGTCCCTTTGATGTTCCCGATAAGTATAAGTGTGAAGTTTGGTATGACCTTGATGCCGGTGTTGTCACTTGTAGCTGTAAATTGTTTGAGTTTATGGGTTTGTTATGCAAACACATCCTGCGAGTCTTCCATAAGACGGACCTCAAGGAGATACCTTCCCAATATCTCCTAAAACGGTGGACCATAGATGCAAGGCATTATTTGACGAGTGACAAAGAATTAAGTGATGAAGCTTTTGGATCAGTAACAAGTATGTGGGCTTTCCAAGATGCTGTTAGACGTTTGATACCCACAATTAGTGGTTTACAAGAGGCATGTGATTTTGCTACGGTTGCGTTGGGGATTGTGAATCAAAAATTCTTACAACCAATGGGTGAATCCAACTCACAAACTTTGGGTGTTGACCCACAACCCTCTGCCAATGCTACACCTGACCTCTGTCGTAATCTCCATATTCCTATGGATGTGGTCACAAAGGGTTTGCCTAATGAAAGTCGTAGTAAACATCCAATGGAGATGACAAGTGGAAGGAACAATAGATGTTGCAACTGTAAGGAATTAGGGCATAACAAGTCCACTTGTAAGAAGGTTTGTTTCTAAGAAACTTGGTTTTGTGTCAGTACTTTTTCGTGCAATGCTAATGATGTGGGACAATGTCTTATGTGTGTTCAGGTAGTACCAGCGTTGGCAAATGAATTCAACGGCCCGTACAATGAAGAGTAGATATTAGAGAGAGATTTCTGATCTGGTATGTTTGATCTCATGTATGTTGTCACTTCTTCTTCCCACTACTTCCTCCTCCCAACCCCTCTCCCCCCAGCTGCACTGTCAGTCTACTTCTGTCTTTTTACTTCTTCCCCACCCGATTTCATGAACcccacctcttttcttctctgtttgttCAACATTCTTATACATATTTATGATTGATTCCTTATTAGAAAGTTTGCCTAAGAATGGTACAGCATAAACCATGTGTTTATTGAATTGATGCATGTTGCTTAGACCTATATTGTTCACTGctacaataaatttttttgtttcattaacTCATGTAGGCTTGTATATGCTGCTGTCCATCCCATTTCATACCTACAATCCCTTGAGTATATACTTATTATTGTCCCTATTATGCAACCCATGTAGGAATAGAGAATTTGTATTCTTGGTGGCTTGAATGCTTCTATACTTGTGTTGGTGTGGAATTTTTATCATATTGTACAATTTTTCTT containing:
- the LOC122644791 gene encoding uncharacterized protein LOC122644791, with translation MGLLCKHILRVFHKTDLKEIPSQYLLKRWTIDARHYLTSDKELSDEAFGSVTSMWAFQDAVRRLIPTISGLQEACDFATVALGIVNQKFLQPMGESNSQTLGVDPQPSANATPDLCRNLHIPMDVVTKGLPNESRSKHPMEMTSGRNNRCCNCKELGHNKSTCKKVVPALANEFNGPYNEE